The Calliopsis andreniformis isolate RMS-2024a chromosome 5, iyCalAndr_principal, whole genome shotgun sequence nucleotide sequence atcttCGAAAACATCTCTACCAATCTTGTTAAGTATAATAGCTTCATCAGAGTTAAAAGAGACAATAATACTGATGATGCTGCAGAATGGAACTCGAAATCCTCGGTTTAGCAGAATACCGCGACGATCTCGGAATGTATAGCAATTGAACGTTAAAATCTCTTGGGATCCATTCTCTAAAATTTTGATCCTTCCTGAAGAGGATAAGTGGAACCATGTGATATCCTTTACTTCGACCTTCGAATCCAAGATGAGAAGAATGAAGCTTAAAACTTGGCGTTCTGTCTTCGAAGGTCGTTAGGAATGATAGTCGTCAGGAATGCGCCGAAGGCAAGGGTGACGCAGAGGACAATGTTCGCCCAAAAGTCGCCCCAACTGTGGAACAAGAAGCCGTAGAGGGTCGTGAAGGTGATGCCGAATATTTGGCAGACAGCGTTCAGCAGACCAGCAGACGTTCCCTCTGGTTCTGGGTATGTCAGTTCTGCAGCAAACTCGAAGCCCACTGGGAGGTAACCAGTCATGAAGAATCTGCAGATGATGGACAATTAGAAATTTAGAAGACAGTTTACGAGGGAGATAAAAAAGGGAGGAATTATTTTGAGCTGTATACTTACCCTAATATACCAGCTGTTATATAAACGACGCTTATGTAACTGGTATCCAGAGTGAACGTGAAGATGATCATGCCGAGGAAAGAGAAGAGATACACCCCCAGCGTTGTCTCTCTGTAAAAGTGTGGGAGAGTATGTGAGAATGTAGCTTAGAGATAGCTGTGGCTGAGGCAAACAAGTAGTAGGCATATTGAAGGCTATAAGAGAGACTTTATATTTTGGAAATAAATAGATTGAGTTGAAGGGAATTTTCTCTTTAAAAAGTGAATATAATATAAGATGGAAATAAGAAAAAGTTAGGATTCTGAAATTTGGAAATTGGAAACACATGTTTGGACCCCAGagtcaaagtgtattaagtttaCTGATTTCTGGGCTCCAGATATGTGGCTTATGTCGTGTTGCCTTATCGTAGGTTTATCTCAAGAAGAGGAGATTTCACTTACTTAAACTTGTGCGTTTTATCCAGCACGATGCCACAGAGTACAGAACCTAACATTCCAGCGCAAACGATCGTCAAACCAATTCTTCCAGCATCTTTCTCGTGACCCTTTTGCACAGAGAGGATgacaaaattaagaatattttaaaattgagcTATTCCTCATAGATCAATGATTTTAATTATAGAAAAAGGTGAAAACTACTCACTGGGAAGTATTGAAGGACAATATTATTGAGAAGTGTACTGATAGCATAGAAGATACCGACGTTGATACCGTAACTCAGTAGAAGCAACAAGTAGCCAACGTTTGTCATCAGTTTCTTCACAGACTGGAAGAAATTTTCTGTATCCTCAGCTTCTCTTTGCACCGCCTGGGCTGGGCTTGGAGGTAATGGCGGTTCAGCCTTGAAAACTGCAACAAAATATCCCTATAAATTAGATGGAACTGATTAGCTAAAGTATCGAGATTGAACTTAAGATTGTTTTACGTACAGAGGAGAATGAGGACCAGAATGATCGTAGTGAAAGTGGCCACGATATAAAACATAACTTGCAAGCCTCTTCCAATGACTGGGATCATCATTTTGGGATCGTCGCTACTTGTTACCAGCATCGGAGGGAAGAGGAAACCAATTGCTATACCCAACTgcaaatagttgcaaacatgtaCTTCAGATAATGAAATGAGATCTAGGACAATATTCTTTTCTCGAACTTCTAATAACATTTATGAAAAATCAATAAGTACTATATTTTGATGGGATATCGAAGAGATTGAAAAGTTTTTTAAATTAGCTTCAGGTATATGTTAATCTGAATTCTTCCTGGAGCTACTGCCAGCCAGACTCGCTCTGTTGGTCCATTAACTTGTTTCAAGGAAGCAAGAGATCATTATTCTTTTCAGCCCATCACGGTCGATTCCAACGAGAGTTCCGCTCTCGAAAGCTTGCGAGAACCATGGACAAAGTTCTATGACACGAGGAGCATACGATTGACAAGGCCAATGATCGTTCACATTCATTTGATGCTCCGAGTGTcgcataaaatattcaaatggtGGTCACTCAAATTGGATCCTTCGTTTGGCTACATCTAAATCAGCTCGACGTGAGGATCTCATGACAACCAATTTTATTAGTAATTCAGAAAAGGATATATAGACTCTATAATTTGATAATGTCTAAACTTCAAACTTTTTTGTGACCATAAAAAGTGAAATTTCCTGTGCTTGTTTTTAAACGGGAAACTTGGAATAAAATAATCAAGTTGAATTTGCATCTCAATGAAAAGATACTGGCGAATAGGGTGGACCTGCGGCATGGTCTATGAAATATGGCAGTTTAATTTGCGGGAAGGGGTCCGATCCCCATCACTGTAGCGGAATTAAACGTGGGTGCACAGTTCGGCTCGATTTCCCACCTAATAATGTAACAACTTAACTCGTGACGGAGACTGTCCCTCGAATTAGAATTTGATCGTGCCAGCCAACAGGTAGTGTGCACTCGAGTCTCATTTACGACCCGTTTCACTCGTTAATACTGTCAACAGGGATGTCAGAATTCGTTTACTCACTCATTCATTAGTATACACGAGAAACAACGCGACTCGATCTTATTCTGAAGCTAAAGAGAAATTCTTCTAATAGGAAATCTAAGATAAAGAAAATTTTTAAGatagatgtatataaatttcTAAGAAGCTGTACTCAAAACGATCAATCGATTTTGATTCGAGAAGctttttacaaattttttaacttttttcaAAATCTCGATATCTTTCATAGTCCTCAAGAGGCTcggtacaatattcaatcaatctACTAATAAACTTGTCACGATGATTTGCGACCCACGATAAGAAAATGGAACGAAGGCAcagtagaaataaaaataaatagtccTCGAGCTGGTGTTGATCTTGTCCATTCACTTCACATGAATGATCGCGTCGCCCTAGAACACTTGCGTGTACAGTGGCTGTCACGATGGTTCTCCATTCGGAATTCGTTTAATTCCGTGCATCTGGCGATATGCAAAGCCATAACACGTGAAACGACGACACACAGGCGTGCCACTAGAAAGCTCATTGAAAAGTCTCGGATGAAGCAGCGACTGACCTGATTTCCAAAAACGCCGATGCTGCACGCGCTGCTGACCTGGTCCGGGCCGAACCAAACAGCAGCTAATCGGGCTGGTACCGATAGGATGAAGGTTTGACTCACAGCCACCACTGTCTGACCGACGAACGTGACCCAGAAGAGGTCTGGGTGGACGCTGAACACTTTGATCCAGGAGCCGAGCGTTGTGCCGATTGCTCCTGCGAGTGCTGCGACCCTGAGCCCCTGGAAACAAATTTCTTGCATAATTTTGGGATTTCGTGTGGTTGGTTGGGAACGACGAGTTGGTCCATGAGACCATTTTTTTGAAGTCTGAAAAAGATTCTGGGAACCTTGGTATTTTTGGCGTTTGAAGTTAAAGTATGAGGTAGGAATTGTGGAAAGTACTTCTGATTTGGAAATGTGTTCATTCGGGAAGGGAAATTTGGTGTTTTTTATATTATAGTATTATAGTAAAGATAGGGGAACTTGAAGAGCATTGAGGTCCCTGAAACTAGGTAGCCTGCGTCAGTAGTAGCTATAGAGGATATTTTTATCAAACTTGGTACTCTTGATTACGTgaattttagaaaaatataattaatctTTACAGGTGTAAATTGTATCTGCTTTTCTTTTCGAATCTTTCGTAAGTTGAAGTATCGAACACAGCTGCTTTTTACATAATTTATAATCAGTTTATCGCTGGATAGAATATCAGCGCGAAATTCAAGTGCAGCGTCCCAATCCACTAATCTCGTAAACAAGTTTACCTGTGGATGAACGTCTTGAAATGACGAAACTTTCCTCAAGTATAGCGAGAATAAATCGAGCGATTAAAGCTGCGCTTGTGAGGGGCACGATGAAAAGGAAAGGGTTGAAATAAAATCTCTGAAAGGTTTTCCATTTTTAACCTGCGTTCAAGTGTCTACTTCATGAATCACCTGCAATATCAAACACAATCTGTCTTCCTATTGATACCTTTCATTGCATTTTTTGTCTGTGCCTTTTATCGATGATCATCCAGCgcgagagatgcaacagtttttgtacTCGTGATACACAGCTGACTTTGATGTAACAGTCGATTAGATTAGACACGGATTGAGATTAATTAGTTAGTTCGAGTTATTTATTGCTGGAGTTTGACCAATTGTTGACGTGTAAATAACAGTGATTGCGATAAGTTTTCGAACTTGGGTTTAAGTATATCAAATATGGACTATACTACAGGTCTACTTAGGAAAATTCTTTTACACAATTTTTCATTGATTAGGAAATGTATACGAATTATTTCAGTCAGAAAACACAAGCTTTCTAGGgttgtaattttcatttccttTTGCATAGTGCTTTTCCATCCAAAAGTGTTCTTTTTGCTCCAATGTTGGGGGGTTAAAAAATATTGTGTTGTTTTAGAATGGTCATAGATAAGTGAAGTTTAGTGGAATTAAGTAGCGTGAAAATATTAAGTGCTTTGTACTTACGAATCTGTCGAGCAGATAACTCGCTGGGAATATGAACGGGATgtaagttatcatgaatatcatGCTGGTCAAGTCCACTGTAAAGCTGCTCACATTGTAATAAGACGTCACGATATTCGCGATAATACTGTACTGGATCCATTGCATCGCGTTACTGGCGCTGTAGAATACGAAGATCATCAGGATCAGCCATCGCCTCTTGTAAACTTTCGTTTCGACTACCTGCAATGGAAAACTCAAAGTAAAATTTATATCGAATGTAACTTCCTTTAGGTTTTATTGGAATTCCTAAATTTGGGATCTCTGAAAATTAAGTGTCCTGGAATCTCTGTCCTCTCAATTTCAATATGTGAAACTAGACACTAATTTTCGAAGAGAGTTATTTCATTGGAATAAAACCAGCGTTCATTTCCTTCGACATTTCGAAGAAAATCTCTCCTATACTTCTATAACGAAGTGAGATAAGAATAATGTGATTAAAGTATTTTAGAAGGTCGGAGCGAAACTAATGGTTTCTTCTTTCCATTAGAAACTCGTTTCTTCAAAGCCACCTTTATTCTCACTTAAGTATCCCAGTTGAATTCATGATTCAAATAAGCAATACTCAAGGTTTTTCCACCCAAAAGGACTAAACAGTTTTGTTTTAAAAGTACTTTATTAATGTTATTCTAGGAGAAGAACAAACACAAGAGTACTTGTCATTTAAGACAACAGTAATTGTCGAACAGAATCAACAGAAAATGTTTTCCTTCAGGAGCAAGTGCTTCTTAGTCACCTGAGTTGGTTGAACGCCGCTTTCCACGGCCTTAACGTACTCTGCCGAAGCTTTCACCATTTTCAGATCTTGCCCTTGTTCCATAATCCACTCGAGGACTGGCTAACGCTAAAGCGTCCAGCCGAAATCTGTTTCGAGCTTTTGAGGATCCCTCTTCCTCAGCTGCCCTTCGTCTTTGGAATGTTCCTCTTCAAAATGTTAGCTTCCAGTCGAACTGGCCGCCTGAAAAGGGATTTTCACTCAGTTAGACATAGCGTGAAAGCAGTTAGCTTTAAGGGTCTTCAGGGTTAACGCATTCGCCACGAATAACGCCATTTGGCGTCCCCGACGACTCGATTACGAGCAGACGATGGCAATTGGCTTCCTCACTTGTTCCCCATTTCATTTGTTGACATTTATATTTAAGTTTCCCCTCATTCGAGTCCTGAATCTGAATGTGATAAACCGAGCTACGAAAATTTTCATGATTTTGCTCGGTTTTCAGTACCAATTAGTGGCGCGCGGTTTCAACGCTCCTCTTCGAAGGCGTCCGTAATGAGTTCGGCCTGCATCAGCTGACACAATATGTCTAGGAGGTTCGTTGAGCACTCTCGAGAAAGGTTAAAGTGTTTTCTTTTTGTGTGAAACTGGAAACGGAGCCAGGTTTTTCGGAGGAAGGTTTGAAATACGCGGGGAAGACTTGTTGAATATTCTGATTAGGTGGTTGTGATTGACCCTCTGTATCTCGCTTTTCCTTTACGTTCATGAATAGGAAATTGTGGGATATTAATTGTCAAAgtgtttgaattttcaaacttttatatttttgaattttgaaaatttttaactcTCAACTGTCGCGgtttttccaaattttcaaaacttTTCAACTGTcaggatattcaaattttcaaattttttaaaatttttgcaactgctaaaatattcaaattttcaaaatttcaaaatttttaattttcaaccgCCAAAATgtctaaattttcaattctataaatcttcaaatttttaaaattacagATCTTTAAAGTtccaaattttgaaattctcgAATTTTAAAATACCATAGTGTTTCATTTGAATACGTTACTAAAGTGTCTGGTCGCGAATTTCTGTCCTacagaattttattcttatcttTAGACGGGAAACGGTTTATCTGATTTCGAATGTATTTCTATATGACAGCTCGCCTTCCGCTCAGCTGATTTATATAAATGACATGGAAGTCAATATTTTTCGCTTATTAGATCTGTGTCGTAGGCTCTCGAGAATATCTAGCCTCGAGGGAACTATTCTGATACAGCTATTCGAACATCATCTTCACCTGACTTGTTAGGGGAaatttgatggctgagggcgccGCCCACCTTTGCCAATAAATAATTCACGTACAAAACTGTGTGTGATATAATGAACTGAATTTTTGAATACAGATAAAGATCTTAATCACTGACTGATTGGAATAGAAAAATCAATATTGAGTAGTTTGAAGAGAAACTTGACGTGGGGTTATCTTATATACGTGAAGGCACAGAGAGATTAATGATTATCGTATAATGACCAATTCATTAACGCGAGAACTAGTAGAAATGAGATATGAATTACTCTTCAATTATGTACTTCTTGAAGTGTTATTCAATCAAGCAAATTTCTCTAATTGCTAAAGACAGTTAAATAATTACAGATAATTATCTttctaataatatttttttaattctacTGAAATACAAAGCATGGTAATTATCTAGAGAAACTTTTTTATTTGATATAATTTTCATAAAAGTTGACAAATAAATGCAAATTAGTGACTAATAATGTTACTAATACGGATATTTTCTTTCTCGTGATTTCGATAATTCTCTTCCAGAAATTTGCGAAATAGGTTTATTTAAGCGAAGTTTCCGGGTACTAGAGTAAAAATATTAACCACTGGACGATAATTGATAAAAATGCAATTCCGTCGGCGATAACGACGTGCTTCATCGCGCGTGTAACACAGATAGGTGTTAAACGTAGTACTGACAAAGTAGTCTGTTACTCACGAAACGACAGAAAAAGAAGTATTCTTTTCTTCTATACGTTCCCCAACATTTCCATCACGTCGAGCGCGGCGTGGTAATGCAGGAAAGACACCCGCGTCCCTGGAccgaaggatttttcaaaaggtCGAGCTTTCCCAAGCCGCGACGAATTTATAGGAAATCGATGGAAGATCGTGAATTTAACGCGAGAGACGCCTGGAATTCGAGGTTTTAAGGTCAAGGACCATAGGGTTGGAGGAAGCGTTTACGCGTCCGACATGAATACAGAGATACGTCTTCCTCTCTGTTTTATCTATCGCCGCTGAATTCGCAGCGCGAGTTGGGAGAAGCTTTAGATTTTGATCTGTCGAGAGAACCTTCAATCGTATTATTACGGAAACCAACGTGGTTCCTACTGATATTGGGCTTTATCAAACTCTCAGATCTTTCAAGAGACCCCGGAGGAACACTTGACTACTTTGCTCTGTGCATATCAAAGCCACAGGTCCACTACGAAAAGAAATATCGACCTACTCGAGCGAGTGTGGAGCTAAGGCTCTGCTGAATGGAAAAATTTTAGAGCTCGATGAATCGTGCCCTATACGATACATAAATCGTCGGGAAAATTTAGTGTGTCTTGGGACTCTGTGGATCACAATCCCTGGAAATGGATTTCAGGAGCAACTTACGGGTTTTCGATGACGTGAACAGAATTGATAAATGGTAGATTTCTCGcgagatattctattcagggacGTGAGTATAATTTGATCTCCTTTTTCTTAAATTTAGAAATAATATTCTAGAGGGGAGTTTTATTGTGTGGCTATTCTTTGGAATTTCTTCTAAAAATTATTCTACTTTATAATgttctatatttattattagatACAAATTAATCATTGGTAGTTCCAGTATCAACTTAGATGTGTCGATAGTTTTCAAACCAGTTCCGTGTGCCACTAATTGGTTGTTATGCAAGTAGAACGAACAAAGCGTGCCATAtaagaaatgcaataaaaaaagatGTAATTTTTTCTCAATAGAGAATATTCAATTGTTCTTCCGATCACAATTGAATATTTTCCAATATTCTCCATTTCCCATTAAAACAAGGGTCTTCTAACAACGTTCATAGTCCCAAAAAATACTCTAATTTCAGCttgaaaaataaaagaagaaaaatataaCTTACCTTCAAAGTGACCAGCAACTTCGATCCAGCAATCGACAAAAGAGCCACTCGCCCCGACCGCTTCCGCTTCAGCGTGTACCATAAAACCGCTGCCTTATCGTTCACCAAACTTCTCAGTCAGCTGACGTTTACACGAATCCCACAATCCTCCTGTTCCAAGC carries:
- the LOC143179324 gene encoding choline/ethanolamine transporter flvcr2a isoform X1, with the protein product MEQGQDLKMVKASAEYVKAVESGVQPTQVVETKVYKRRWLILMIFVFYSASNAMQWIQYSIIANIVTSYYNVSSFTVDLTSMIFMITYIPFIFPASYLLDRFGLRVAALAGAIGTTLGSWIKVFSVHPDLFWVTFVGQTVVAVSQTFILSVPARLAAVWFGPDQVSSACSIGVFGNQLGIAIGFLFPPMLVTSSDDPKMMIPVIGRGLQVMFYIVATFTTIILVLILLFFKAEPPLPPSPAQAVQREAEDTENFFQSVKKLMTNVGYLLLLLSYGINVGIFYAISTLLNNIVLQYFPGHEKDAGRIGLTIVCAGMLGSVLCGIVLDKTHKFKETTLGVYLFSFLGMIIFTFTLDTSYISVVYITAGILGFFMTGYLPVGFEFAAELTYPEPEGTSAGLLNAVCQIFGITFTTLYGFLFHSWGDFWANIVLCVTLAFGAFLTTIIPNDLRRQNAKF
- the LOC143179324 gene encoding choline/ethanolamine transporter flvcr2a isoform X2; protein product: MNGIRHLPEESNGLLFPNQIAHRPLSQVVETKVYKRRWLILMIFVFYSASNAMQWIQYSIIANIVTSYYNVSSFTVDLTSMIFMITYIPFIFPASYLLDRFGLRVAALAGAIGTTLGSWIKVFSVHPDLFWVTFVGQTVVAVSQTFILSVPARLAAVWFGPDQVSSACSIGVFGNQLGIAIGFLFPPMLVTSSDDPKMMIPVIGRGLQVMFYIVATFTTIILVLILLFFKAEPPLPPSPAQAVQREAEDTENFFQSVKKLMTNVGYLLLLLSYGINVGIFYAISTLLNNIVLQYFPGHEKDAGRIGLTIVCAGMLGSVLCGIVLDKTHKFKETTLGVYLFSFLGMIIFTFTLDTSYISVVYITAGILGFFMTGYLPVGFEFAAELTYPEPEGTSAGLLNAVCQIFGITFTTLYGFLFHSWGDFWANIVLCVTLAFGAFLTTIIPNDLRRQNAKF